CGAGCTCGAAAAGGCGACGCGGCTCGCGTCCACGCTTGCGCGGGAGGGGGCCGCAGCCGCCGACGCGGACAGCGTGGGGAAGCGCGGTGAGCTGCTGCTCGCGTCGCTCGCCACCGCGAGGCGCGACGGGGCCGAGGTCGAGCTGGTCGATTACTTCGATCCCGGCATGCCGCGGGTCCGGATCGCCATCGATCCGAGCCTCGACCTCCGCGAGAACGCGGACGCGCTCTTTCGCCGCGCGAAGAAGCTCAAGCGCGCCTCCGCCACGATCGCGGCGCGCCTCGCCGACACGCGCCGTCGCGCCGAGGCGCTCAGGGCGGCGTCCACGCGCCTCATGGGCGCGGTGTCGACCGGGGAGCTGTCCGAGCTCGAGGTCGCTCTGAGCACGTCCGGGCTCGTGAAGGTCGTCCGCGCTCGCGAGCGCCGCGAGTCGGGCCGGCGACCGTCGTTCGTCCGCGTCCGTGAGTTCCGCACGGGCGACGGCCGCGTGATACTCGTCGGCCGCACCGCCGCGGAGAACGACATGCTCACGTTCAAGATCGCGTCGCCGCACGACTACTGGTTCCACGCGGCGGGGCGCGCGGGCGCGCACGTCATCCTCAGGAACCCGGGACGCTCGAAGCAGGTCCCCGAATCGGCTCTGATCCAGGCGGCGGCGATCGCCGCGTGGTTCAGCAAGGGGGCGCGGGACGGCGACATCGACGTTCACTACTGCCAGCGCAAGGAGGTGCGGAAGGGGAAGGGAATGCCCGCGGGCATGGTGACGCTCCGGAACCACCGCACGATGCGCGTCCTCCCGGCGTTGCCAGCGGGGATGGATCCGGAGGAGACCGGGTAGCCTGCGGTTCGTTGACCCTCGGAAAACGGCTGTAGTACAGTGCCCGCGGTCGTGAATTCACCAGCGGACGGGGAGGAGAGGCGCTGCTTCCCGCCGCCCACCGCACGGCGACGAGGCATGGATGTGGTCACGCACGATCAGGCTCTCCGCGTCGATCCTGCTCCCCGCCGTCTTCCTCTATCTCTTCTTCCGAAGCATTGACCTCGCCAAGCTCGGCGAGTCGCTCCGAAACGTGGGGGCGGGGTGGTGGCTCCTCATCCTTGCCGCGGGGATTCAGGTCGTCCACTGCCTCCTCCGCGCGGCCCGCTGGCGGATCCTGCTCGGCCCCCTGAAGAAAGACGTCGGCTACTACAACCTCATCTCCACCATCTCCATCGGGTACCTGGTCACGATGCTCCTGCCGGGACGGCTCGGCGAGGTGCTGCGCCCGGTCCTCCTCGCCGGCCGCGAGAACATCAGCAAGGGCGGCGCGATCGCGACGATTCTCCTGGAGCGGCTGATGGACGCGCTGACCGTCGCGTCGCTCTTCGCGATCTACCTCATCTTCTTCCTCGGCCCCGAAGGGGGGATGGGTCGCGAGGCCGCGGCGGGGATGAGCGTCGGCTGGGGAGTCGCGATGGGGCTCTTCATCGTGCTCGCGTTCCCGCTGCTCTACGCGGTGGTCCACTTCCGGGGGCGGGTCGCCTCGCTCCTCGAGCGCGTCGTGAGCCCCGCCTCGCGGGCCGGCGCGACGGTCCACAAGATCTTCCACACCGTCGTCGACGGCTTCGAGGTGATCAAGGGGGGGCGCGCGCTCATCGCGGCCTGGTCGTACTCGTACCTGATCTGGCTTGTGATCGCGTTCTCGATCTGGTTCTCGGTGAAGGCGTTCGGCATCGACATCCCGCTCTCCGGCTCGCTGCTGATGCTCGGGGCGCTCACGTTCGGCATCGCGATCCCCACGCAGGGCGGCGTCGGGACGTACGAATGGTTCGGCCAGCAGGCCCTCTCCCGGTTCTTCGGCGTCGATCCGTCCGCCGCGGCCGCCGCGATTCTCGTGATGCACGTCTTCGCGGTCGGCCCCGTCATCATCATGGGCTTCGCGTTCCTCTGGAAGGAAGGCCTGAGCTTCTCGGGGATCACGGCCGGCGTGCGCTCGGGGAGCGGCTCTCTCGCCGGCGCCCCCGCGCCGCGCCCTGAGGTCCCGTCCATCCCCTCGCCGCAGCCGGTGGAGGCGGGAGCGTCGCGCGGCCGATCCGCCGCGCGGAGCGACACATGAAATGCCCCTTCTGCGGCCACCTGCAGGACAAGGTGGTCGATTCCCGCGAGGGGAAGGAGGGGTTGACGATCCGGAGGCGCCGCCAGTGCCTCAAGTGCAATCGGCGGTTCACGTCGTACGAGCGCATCGACGAGCCCAACCTGAGGCTGGTGAAGAAGGACGGGCGCCGCGAGGCGTTCGACCGCGAGAAGCTGATGGCGGGCCTGCACACGTCCTGCAAGAAGCGCCCGGTGGCGGTCAAGGATCTCGAGGACATCTGCAACGAGGTCGAGGCACGGCTGCAGGAGAGCCCCGACAAGGAGCTGCCGACGACCAAGGTCGGCGCGTTCGTCATGCAGAGGCTGAAGGAGCTGGACAAGGTGGCGTATGTCCGGTTCGCGTCGGTCTACCGCCAGTTCGAGGACGTCACGGATTTCCTCGACGAGCTCAAGACGCTCATGGAGCTCAAGAAGGTCGACGACGCCGCCGAGAAAGAGAAAGAGAAGGAAGGGGCGCGCGGCGACGGCTGACGCGCGGCGCCTTGCGCGCCCGCCGGGTGGCCACCATACTTCGCCGCACGCAGGCCCCGTCTCGATTCCGGGAGGCTCCACATGGATGGGAACTTCGGCCACTTCCTCGAGCTCGCGCGCATCCAGAGCGAGGTCAACAAGCTCTTCGACGTCCTGCTCGAGACGCGCGGGGCCGAGGGCGACGGCGCGCAGCGATGGCTTCCCAACGTCGACATCTGCGAGACCGAGGATCGCCTGGTCGTGAAGTGCGAGGTGCCGGGGGTCTGCCTCGACAACTTGCGCCTCGTGGCGCAGGGGGACGCGCTCGTGATCTCCGGCGACAAGGCGCCCACGCGCCCCGAGGCGCGCGCGAAGTTTCACTGCATGGAGCGCGCGTACGGCGCGTTCCGCCGCGTGGTGCATCTCCCGCAGCAGGTCAACACGCGCGGCGCCGAGGCTTCGCTGAACCACGGGGTGCTGGTCGTGCTCTTCCCCAAGGTGTCGAACCGCCGGGGCGAGGAAGTCGTGATCAAGATCCAGGAGGAGACTGCCGGTGCCGCCTGAGACCATGAAGCCCGAGGAAAACGTCAAGATTCCGGATCGCCTGCCGGTCCTCCCCCTCCGGGGACTCGTCGTCTACCCGTTCATCATCATGCCGTTGTCGGTCAGCCGGCAGCGCTCGATCGCGGCGGTCGACCACGCCCTCGCGGGGAACCGCATGGTCCTGCTGCTCGCCCAGCGCGACAAGGACGAGGACGATCCGAAGTCGAAGGATCACTACAAGACGGGCACCGTCGGCGTCATCATGCGGATGCTCAAGCTTCCCGACAACCGCGTCCGCGTCCTCGTCCAGGGGGTGGCGCGCGCGAAGGTCCAGGAGTTCGTCGACGGCAAGACCTTCGCCGAGGCCGTGATCACGCGCGTCGACGAGTCCCACGCGGGATCGGCGGGGCTCGAGCAGGAAGCGCTGATGCGGGCCGTGAAGCGCTCGCTCGAGAAGAGCGTCAACCTCGGGAAGGCGATCTCCTCCGAGGTGATGGTCGTCGCGACCAACCTCGAGTCGCCGGGCCGCCTCGCCGACCTCGTCGCGTCGAACCTCGATCTCAAGATCGAGGACGCGCAGGACGTGCTCGAGACGGTCGATCCCGCCAAGCGACTCCGCAAGGTCCACGATCTCCTCAACAAGGAGGCGGAGCTGCTGCAGATGCAGCAGGAGATCAACACGCACACCCGCGAGGAGATCGACAAGTCGCAGAAGGAGTACTTCCTCAGGCAGCAGATGAAGGCGATCCAGCAGGAGCTCGGCGAGGGAAACGAGCTCGCCGAGGAGATCGAGGCGCTCCGGACGAAGGCGCGCAAGGCGAAGATGCCGGAGAAGGTCGCCGAGGAGTTCGACCGGCAGCTCGGCAAGCTCGAGAGGATGCATCCCGACGCGGCCGAGACGGCGACGCTCCGCAACTACCTCGACTGGATGGTCGAGGTCCCGTGGAGCAAGGAGACCAAGGACAACCTCGACATCCGGAAGGCGCATTCCATACTCGACGACGACCACTTCGGCCTCGACAAGGTCAAGGACCGCATCCTCGAGTACCTGAGCGTGCGGAAGCTCAAGAAGAAGATGAAGGGGCCCATCCTCTGCTTCGTCGGGCCACCGGGGGTCGGCAAGACGTCGCTCGGCCGATCGATCGCCAGGGCGCTCGGGCGAACCTTCGTGCGCATCTCGCTCGGCGGCGTCCGGGACGAGGCGGAGGTCCGCGGTCACCGGCGCACGTACGTCGGCGCGATGCCCGGCCGGATCATCCAGGGGATGCACCAGGCCGGCGTCACGAACCCCGTGTTCATGCTCGACGAGGTCGACAAGCTCGGAGCGGACTACCGCGGCGATCCGTCCTCGGCCCTCCTCGAGGTGCTCGACCCCGAGCAGAACTTCTCGTTCCGCGATCACTACCTCGGAGTGCCGTACGATCTGAGCAACGTGATGTTCATCGCGACGGCGAACCTGCTCGACCCGATCCACCCCGCCTTCCGCGATCGGATGGAGATCATCCAGCTCTCGGGGTACACCGAGGAGGAGAAGCTCGAGATCTGCCGCCGGCACCTCGTGCCGAAGCAGGTGAAGGAGAACGGCCTGAGGCCGGCGCTCGTCGAGTTCGCGGACGAAGGGGTGCGCCGGATCATCGGCGGATACACGCGCGAGGCCGGGCTCCGCAACCTGGAGCGCGAGATCGCCTCCGTCTGCCGGAAGGTGGCGCGCGGCGTCGCGGAAGGGGACTCGAAGAAGGTTCGCATCAACCCGGCGCTGGTCGAGAAGTACCTGGGCGCGCCGCAGGTCCTCCCCGAGGAGAGCCTCAAGGAGGATCGCGTCGGCGTCGCCACCGGCCTCGCCTGGACGCCGAGCGGCGGAGACATCCTCTTCATCGAGGCGGGGATCATGCCCGGGCGCGGGTCGCTGACTCTCACGGGCCAGCTCGGAGACGTCATGAAGGAGTCGGCCCAGGCGGCGCTCACGTACGCGAGGGCGCGCGCCGAATCGCTCGGTATCTCGGCGAAATTCTTCGCGACCCACGACATCCACGTGCACGTTCCGGAGGGGGCCATTCCCAAGGACGGCCCGTCGGCGGGGATCACGATGGCCACGTCGATGATCTCGGCGTTCACCGGCCGGCCGGTGCGGCGCAACGTCGCGATGACCGGAGAGATCACGCTGCGCGGGAACGTCCTGCCGATCGGCGGCGTGAAGGAGAAGATCCTCGCGGCGCGCCGCGCGGGGATCACGACGGTGATCATGCCCGAGCTGAACCGGAGAAACCTCGAAGATCTGCCCGAGTACGTCGTGAAGGGGATGAAGTTCGTCTTCGTCGGCGACGTCGTCGAGGTCTTCCGCGTCGCGCTCACCGACGCGAAGCCGGGCGGCCGCTCCTCGCGGGGGGGCGTGGGGCGCCCCGTGCGGGGCTCGGGACGCGCCCGCCGCCCCGCGCGGCCGGCGGCGGCCCTCGGCAGCCGGAGCACCAGAACGGATCCGCGCGCCGCCCGATCCTGACCCGCGGGTATACTCCGCCCCGCCGCCGAGGCACGGCGCGATCCCCGCGCCGTCGACACGAGGCGGCGCGGGAGGTGGAGTGGATCTATCGAGGCTCGGCGAGGCCGGCTTCGTCGACGCGCTCGTCCGCAGGCACCGCCGCGCGTTCCTCCCGCCGCCCCACGGCCCCGGCGACGATGCCGCGGTGCTCGGGCGCTCCCTCGTCACGACCGACGCCCTCATAGAGGACGTCCACTTCCGCGCGACCGAGCCGCCCTTCCTCATCGGGCGCAAGTCCCTCGCCGTGAATCTGAGCGACATCGCGGCCATGGGCGGCAGGCCCGAGGCCTTCGTCGTCGCGCTCGGCCTTCCCTCCGGCCTGCCCGCGCGCTTCCTCCGCGCTCTCGTCGATGGGCTCGCCGACGGTGCGGCCGAGGCCGGCGTCCGTTGGATCGGAGGCGACACGGTGCGCTCCCCCCGCGGCGTCGTGATCGCGATCACGGCGATCGGAAGGCGCGGGAGGAGGATCCTGACGCGCCAGGGAGCGAGGCCCGGCGATGGCGTCTACGTGTCCGGGCCGCTCGGCGCCTCGGCCGCCGGGCGGCTGCTGCTCGAGGCGGGCTTCTCGTGGAATCCGGCGGGGGCCGCCGGGCCGCCGGGGCGGCGGATCGATCCCGCGGCGCGCCGGGAGGCGGCGGAGCTGCTCCGCGCGCACCTCGATCCCAGGCCGCGACTGGCGGCCGGGTGGTTTCTCGCGTCGAAGGGCGTCGCCTCGGCCGCGACGGATCTGAGCGACGGCCTCTCCGTCGATCTCCGCCGGCTGTGCCACGCGAGCGGGGTCGGCGCGAGGATCGAGCGCGAGGCGATTCCCGTCTCCCAGGCGACCCGGGCGTGGGCGAGACGGCGCCGGCGCGACGCGCTCGATCTGGCCCTGCACGGCGGGGAGGACTACGAGCTCCTCTTCACGGTGCCGAGGAGGCGGGAGCCGCTCCTCGCCCGTTGGCCGAAAGACTCCGGGGCGGGCCCACTGCTCATCGGCAGAATCACCGCGCGGCGCCAAGGGCTCCGCATCGCCCGCCCCGACGGCCGCACCGAGCCGATCCCGCCCCTGGGATACGACCCCTTCCGCCCGGGGCGTCGCGTTGACACCCCCTAAGTCACTGCATAAATTGAGGATTTCTTGAGTTCGACACGGGGTCGAAGATCGCCTAGACGGCGCGGGCGCGAGGTTCGTATGAGGTGTGCACGCCGAACGATCTCCTCGCGGCGCGGGTATTCGGGATGAGCGACGAGAGAGCGCTCATCCGCCGCGTGAAGCAGCGGGACGAAGGCGCGCTCGCCGAGCTGATCGAGCTCAAGCGCCAGAGAGTCTTCCGGATCGCCCTCAACATCGTCGGGAGCGAGGATGACGCGAAGGACATCTCACAGCTCGCGTTCGTCAGGCTCTGGGGATCCATCCAGCATTTCGACGAATCGGGCCGCTTCGACCCCTGGTTCTTCAGGATCGTCGTCAACCTCAGTCTCGACCACTACCGCCGAGTCCGCCGCGGCCACGAGATCACGGGCGCGGATCTCGACGCCATCCAGGGAGAGCCGCTCCCGGGCGCGATGCCCACGGTGCAGGACGCCGCGATCCACCGGGCCGACGTCCGCCGCGTATGGTCCGAGGCCGCTCGAAGGCTCTCCGCGGCCCAGCGCGCGGTCTTCTCCCTGCGCGAGATCGAGGGGATGCCTGCGGAGGAGATCGCGCGGATCATGGGGATCCGCGCCTCGACCGTCCGGAACCACCTGCTCCAGGCGCGGCGCGTCCTCCAGGAGTATCTCCGCCGGCGGTATCCGGAGATCGCCCGCGGGCGCTGAGCCGGGCCCGCGCGAGGCGGCACCATGACCGCCCCCCGCGAGATCTTCGACTGCGAGAGGGTGAGGGCCTTCCTCGAGTCGTACCTCGAGGGACAGGTCCCGCCCCCCGAGCGCCGCGCGATGCGCCTCCACATCCACGCGTGCGAGGCCTGCCGCTCCCGCGTCATCGCGCGCGATCCTCTCCAGATGTTCGCGCCGCTCGCCGACGAGGAGCGACCGGACGAGTTCTGGGCCGGTTTCTGGCCCGCGGTTCGCGCCGACATCCACGCCGCCGAAGCGGAGGCGCGATCGTGGCGCGCTCGGCTCCTCAGGCCCGCCATCGCGTGGAGCGCGGCGGCCGCCCTCCTGGTGGTCGCGGCCGTCGCGGTCGTGAGGCCGTGGCGCGCAACGCCCGCCTCCCGCGATTTTCGCGAAGCGGCCGCCCCCGACTGGCGCCGGGTCCTGCCGAGCGCCGGGCAGCCCGGGGAGCCGGTCCCCGCGACGCTCGAGGACGTCCGCTCCCCCTCCGCGCGCGTCCTGACGATGAAGGTCTATGGCCGCGACGAGGCCGTCACCGAGGTCGTGCTGATCGTCGACGAAGGGATCAACCTGTGACGCCGCGGTTCCGCGCCCGCGTGGCCGCGGCCGCCGCGCTCGTCCTCGCGACGCTGTCGATGGCGGCCGGCGCCGCGCCCGACGAGCAGCTCACCACACGCCTCTTCTCCATCCGTTTCAAGCCGGTCGAGGACGTCGTCCTCCTGATCGAGCCGGCCATCGGCGACGGCGGGTCGTACACCGTCCAGCCGAGGCTCCGGGCCGTCACCGTCCGGGACACGCCCGCGAATCTCGCGCGCATCGGCGACCTCATCGCCGGGTTCGATCAGCCGCCCCGCTCCGTGCGCCTCGTCATCCAGGTGCTGAGGGCGACGCAGGCGGATCCCGCCGCCACGCGCCGCGGCGAGGATCTGTCGGGGGTCCCGTCGCTCCTTCGCGACGTCACGAAGTGGAGCGAGGTCTCCGTGCTCGGGAGCGCGTCCATGGTCGGCGTGGAGGGGGCGCAGTCGACGCTCAGCATCGGCGAGGAGTTCCGAGTGCGCTTCCGCGTGGACACCGTCGCGGATCGCCAGGGGATCGTGAAGTTCGATCGCTTCGCGCTCGATCGGCTGGTCCGCGATCCGGGGTCGGCCTCGCCCCGGGCCGTTCCCATCTGGGACACGGTGGTCAACCTGAGGAACAACCAGCAGCTCCTTCTGGGCGCCACGAGCAGCCAGGAGAGCCGGCGCGCCGTGTTCCTGTCCGTCACCGCCACGATCGAGCCGGCCGGCCCCGTCCGTCCGGCCGAAGAGCCCTGAGGGAGACGCCGTGGCGGAGTACGTGTGCAAGGTCGGGACGCCGGGAGGCCAGATCCTCGAGCAGGTCTACGCCGCCGAGACGGAGGACACGCTCCGCAAGGATTTCGAGGCGCGCGACTACTTCGTCTACTGGATCCGCAAGAAGAGCGGCCTCGCGTCGCTTCTCGACTTCAGCGCCCTGAAGAAGCGGCGGATCTCGTCGAAGGAGTTCCTGATCTTCAACCAGGAGCTGGCGTCGCTCATCCAGGCGGGGCTCCCCATCGTCACCAGCCTCGAGATCCTGATGGAGCGGCGCAAGAACCTCGTCTTCAAGCGCGCCCTCGCGGACATCCGCGACCAGGTGAAGGCCGGGGCCTCCCTCTCCGATGCCTTCGAGTCGCAGGGGGGCCTCTTCCCGAAGATCTACGCCTCGAGCCTGGCCTCCGGGGAGCGCTCGGGGGAGGTGGCGACGGTCCTCCGCCGCTACATCGCCTACACCAAGACGATCCTCGCGATTCGCAAGAAGGTGGTCTCGGCGCTCATCTACCCGGCCATCCTCCTGGTGATGGCGTTCGGCCTCGTCATCCTGCTGCTCACGTACATCCTGCCGAAGTTCCGCGAGTTCTACTCGGACATGGGGACCGAGCTGCCGCTCATCACGCGCATGCTCGTGGGCGCGTCGGGGCTCGTCCGGGACAACATCCTCATCTGGGTCCCCGTGACCCTCCTCACGATCGTGGGCGTCAGCACGTGGGTGCGGACGCCGTTCGGGGCGCTGAAGCTCGACACGTGGAAGCTGAAGGTCCCGCTCCTGGGCGGCATCTGGCACCGGTACGCCATCTCGCGCTTCACCCGGACGCTGGCGACGCTGACGTCGGGCGGCATCCCGCTGGTGATCAGCCTCGACATCTCGGCGCGCGCGATCGGCAACCGCATCTTCGAGCGGCGCATCCTCGAGGTGAGCCAGAAGGTCCGGGAGGGAGGGTCGCTCTGGGAGTCCCTCGAGCAGACCGGCATCATGACCGACATGTCGGTCGAGATGATCAAGGTGGGCGAGTCGACGGGCGCCCTCGAGGACATGCTGTCGAACGTCGCCAACTTCTACGACGAGGAGATCGACAACAATCTCGCGACGCTCGTCGCGCTCATGGAGCCGGCGATGCTGATCTTCATGGGAGGCGTGATCGCGACGATGCTCCTCGCGATCTACCTCCCGCTGATCCGTTCGTACACGTCGTCGCAGTACTGAAGGCCGGGTGCCGGGAAGGACGGGAAGGTCGCTGTGAGCGAGATCGACAACGGGGATCCGGTGGAGAGCATCCAGCCCATGCAGGAGGGGGCGGAGCCCGCGGCGGGCTCGTCGACCGCCGAGGCCACCGACGTCGCGTCGGAGAACGTCATCGCGCAGCGGCTCGCGCGGCGGCTGGGTCTGGCGTACGTCGATCTGAAAGACTTCGAGATCGATCACGAGCTGTTCCGATCGATCCCCGTCGATCTGATGTTCCGCTACAACTTCGTCCCGTACAAGCGCCACGGGCGCTCGCTCGTCATCGTCATCTCCGACCCGACCGACGTCCTGATGATCGACGAGCTCGAGAGCCTCCTCGCTCAGCCGGTCGAGATCAGCGTCGGCACCCGCACCGCCATCCAGGAGATCCTCAAGAAGTCCGAGTCGAGCCAGCGCGTGCTCGAGGAGGCCACCGAGGAGTTCCGCGTCCAGCTCATCCGCGAGGACGAGGACGGCGAGGAGTCGCTCTCGATCGACCGGCTGACGTCGGACACCTCGCCGATCATCAAGCTCGTCGACTCGATGGTCTTCAACGCCCTCCAGCGCCGCGCCTCGGACATCCACATCGAGACCCGGGATCGCGAGGTCGTCATCAAGTACCGCATCGACGGCACGCTGTACCAGGCGATGGACCCGATCGACAAGCAGTTCCACTCGACGATCATCTCGCGCATCAAGGTCATGTCGGAGCTCGACATCGCCGAGAAGCGCGTCCCGCAGGACGGGCGCTTCAAGCTGAAGGTGAAGGGGCGAACGATCGACTTCCGCGTCAGCATCATGCCGTCGGTCCACGGCGAGGACTGCGTCATCCGCATCCTCGACAAGGAGTCGGCCAACGAGTCGTTCCGCGAGCTCAGCCTCAAGGTGCTGGGCTTCTCCCCGGCCGAGCTGAAGATCCTGCGCCGCCAGATCACCGAGCCGTACGGCATGTTCCTCGTGACCGGCCCCACCGGGTCGGGGAAGACGACGACGCTGTACGCGGCGCTCAGCGAGATCAAGAGCGACGAGGACAAGATCATCACGATCGAGGACCCGGTCGAGTACCAGCTCCCCGGAATTACCCAAATCCCCGTGAACGAGAAGAAGGGGCTCACCTTCGCCCGCGGGCTGCGCTCCATCCTGAGGCACGACCCCGACAAGATCATGGTCGGAGAGATCCGCGACGAGGAGACGGCCCAGATCGCGGTGCAGTCCGCGCTCACCGGCCACCTCGTCTTCACGACCGTCCACGCGAACAACGTCGTCGACGTCCTGGGCCGCTTCCTCAACATGAAGGTCGAGCTGTACAACTTCGTGTCGGCGCTCAACTGCGTGCTGGCGCAGCGGCTCGTCCGTCTCATCTGCAAGTCGTGCCGCCGTCCCATGACCGTCGAGCCGAAGCAGCTCGAGGAGTCCGGGCTCGACGTGAAGACCTACAAGGATCACACGTTCTACGAGGGGCGCGGCTGCATCGACTGCAACGGGACCGGATTCCGCGGCCGCATGGCGATCTCGGAGATCCTCGATCTCTCCGACAACGTGCGCGAGCTGATCCTCAGCCGGAAGTCCGCGGCCGAGATCAAGCGCGCCGCCAAGGAGGAGGGGATGAAGTTCCTGAGGGAGTCGGCGGTCGAGAAGGTGCTCGCGGGCGACACGACGCTTCGCGAGATCAACAAAGTGACGTTCATCGACTAGGAGATTCGCTTGGCCTTCTCGTTGCGGCTTCCGGGGCGACTGCAGCTTCCCGCGTGGATGCGGGGGCCCGCGATCCGCCGCCCGACGTGGGGCTGGCTCACGCCGAAGTACCCCCCCGTCGCGTTCGAGCTGGACACGCGGAGCCTGTCGATGGTGCGGATCGGGAGGCGGAAGCAGGAGCGGTACCTGGCGTCGTTCGACGTCGAGGAGGTCCCGCCGGATCTGATCGAGATCGACTTCATGAAGGCCCGGCTCACCTCGCCGGAGCGTTACCGGGCCATCGTCGAGAAGCTCGTCCTCAAGGAGCCGGTGAAGTTCCGGAGCGCGTCCCTCGTCATCCCGGACAACTACGCGCGCGTGTCCATCCTGCCGTTCGAGTCGATTCCGGGGAGCCGCCGGGACACTCTCGATCTCATCCGCTACCGGACCAAGAAGGCGGTTCCATTCAAGGTCGAGGACGCGGCGCTCGACTACCAGATCCTGAAGGCTCCCGGCGGGCAGATCAGCGTGCTGGCGGTGATGACGCCGCGCTCCGTGATCGAGGAGTTCGAGTCGGTCTTCAGGAGCTTCGGCATCGAGATCGGGCTTGTCGAGCTGAGCACCTTCAGCCTGCTGAACCTCTACCAGCCGGTCCTCGCGAAGGAGATAGCTCCGGGAAGCGAGTTCCTCATCGCCAACGTGAGCGGCACCTACTTCTCGTTCGCCATCTTCCGGGGCGACAGCCTGGTCTTCTTCCGGTGCAAGGCGTTCGCGGTGGGGCTCGACGACGACGGAGGCGAGGGATCGCTCAGGCTGCTGAAGAGGGAGCTGCAGACGTCGCTCCTGTACTACCGCGACAAGGTCGAGGGGAAGGGGCTCGCCTGCGCCTATCTCCGCGTCACCGACCTCGACCGCGCCGCGGTCTCCGAGGTCTTCTCGTCCGCGACGGACGTCGCACGCGTGGCCATGATCGATCCCGCGCGCATCCTCAGCGTGAACGGGCGCGTCTCGGGGGAGCACGGAGAGCGGACGCTGCAGCGGCTGCTTCCCGCGATCGGCGCGGCCGCCGGGAGGACGGCGTCGTGATCCGCTTCGGCATCAACCTCGCCACGAGGCCGTTCCGCAACAACCTCCTGCACTGGGCCGGCATCATGCTCGCCGCCGTCGCGCTCGCCGCGTTCACGGAGTACAACGCGAGGACGTACAGCCAGACGGGGGAGGAGGTCGCGAAGTGGGACGGCATCCGTGAGGATCAGCACGCCGAGTTCGCGCGCCTCTCGACCGAAGTCGTCTCGATGACGCAGACCGTGACCAAGCTCGATCTCAAGTCTCTCAACGATCGCAGCTCGTTCGCGAACGGGATCATCCTCAGCCGGCTGTTCTCCTGGAGCGATCTCTTCGATCGGCTCGAGAAGGTCCAGCCCGAGAACGTGAGGCTCCGGTCGATCCGCCCCGTGATCACCAAGGAGGGGACGGAGGTCAGCCTCGACGCGCTGACCAGGGACTACGACAGCCTGCTGCGGTTCGAGGCGTCGCTGCTCGACTCCGACTACTTCAGCTTCGTCTACCCGCTGCAGGAGAGCTCGAAGGAAGGGCAGGGGGAGATTCGCTTCAACATCGCGTTCGGCTACATCCCCGAGGGGAAGGCGAAGGCGGCGGAGCGGAGGCGCAATCGCGCCGCGCCGGCCGAAGGGGGCGCGGGCGAGCCGGCCGCCGGCCCGGACCCGAACGCCGCGGCGGGCGCTCCCGACGCCGGGGCCGCCGGGAAGGGGGCGCCGTGACCCCCCCGGCGCGGTTCGACATCCGCGAGA
This window of the Acidobacteriota bacterium genome carries:
- a CDS encoding flippase-like domain-containing protein, which translates into the protein MWSRTIRLSASILLPAVFLYLFFRSIDLAKLGESLRNVGAGWWLLILAAGIQVVHCLLRAARWRILLGPLKKDVGYYNLISTISIGYLVTMLLPGRLGEVLRPVLLAGRENISKGGAIATILLERLMDALTVASLFAIYLIFFLGPEGGMGREAAAGMSVGWGVAMGLFIVLAFPLLYAVVHFRGRVASLLERVVSPASRAGATVHKIFHTVVDGFEVIKGGRALIAAWSYSYLIWLVIAFSIWFSVKAFGIDIPLSGSLLMLGALTFGIAIPTQGGVGTYEWFGQQALSRFFGVDPSAAAAAILVMHVFAVGPVIIMGFAFLWKEGLSFSGITAGVRSGSGSLAGAPAPRPEVPSIPSPQPVEAGASRGRSAARSDT
- the lon gene encoding endopeptidase La yields the protein MKPEENVKIPDRLPVLPLRGLVVYPFIIMPLSVSRQRSIAAVDHALAGNRMVLLLAQRDKDEDDPKSKDHYKTGTVGVIMRMLKLPDNRVRVLVQGVARAKVQEFVDGKTFAEAVITRVDESHAGSAGLEQEALMRAVKRSLEKSVNLGKAISSEVMVVATNLESPGRLADLVASNLDLKIEDAQDVLETVDPAKRLRKVHDLLNKEAELLQMQQEINTHTREEIDKSQKEYFLRQQMKAIQQELGEGNELAEEIEALRTKARKAKMPEKVAEEFDRQLGKLERMHPDAAETATLRNYLDWMVEVPWSKETKDNLDIRKAHSILDDDHFGLDKVKDRILEYLSVRKLKKKMKGPILCFVGPPGVGKTSLGRSIARALGRTFVRISLGGVRDEAEVRGHRRTYVGAMPGRIIQGMHQAGVTNPVFMLDEVDKLGADYRGDPSSALLEVLDPEQNFSFRDHYLGVPYDLSNVMFIATANLLDPIHPAFRDRMEIIQLSGYTEEEKLEICRRHLVPKQVKENGLRPALVEFADEGVRRIIGGYTREAGLRNLEREIASVCRKVARGVAEGDSKKVRINPALVEKYLGAPQVLPEESLKEDRVGVATGLAWTPSGGDILFIEAGIMPGRGSLTLTGQLGDVMKESAQAALTYARARAESLGISAKFFATHDIHVHVPEGAIPKDGPSAGITMATSMISAFTGRPVRRNVAMTGEITLRGNVLPIGGVKEKILAARRAGITTVIMPELNRRNLEDLPEYVVKGMKFVFVGDVVEVFRVALTDAKPGGRSSRGGVGRPVRGSGRARRPARPAAALGSRSTRTDPRAARS
- a CDS encoding DUF814 domain-containing protein yields the protein MDNAFLIPMVEELRASLIGATLGDVVQIDSRRFALRFSVPPFHRLCIAAHADLAAIYLAPRVAAPKEPTELAAVLSDRLDGAAVTAIRKIHEERIVEVDLADAGGVAYTLLVELLGKTAGMLLLDADRRIVRSTHTAASQLRRNAEGSIYRPPEARGQDPARPVGSRLLGRELDARVGSGESPEAAAASLAARMAGAAWAPCLYSRRPLEELAEADELPGESFFLAPFPLSLGAGLARADFARASDAARAWVDRLAAHLAFRDLRTALSLLIRGELEKATRLASTLAREGAAAADADSVGKRGELLLASLATARRDGAEVELVDYFDPGMPRVRIAIDPSLDLRENADALFRRAKKLKRASATIAARLADTRRRAEALRAASTRLMGAVSTGELSELEVALSTSGLVKVVRARERRESGRRPSFVRVREFRTGDGRVILVGRTAAENDMLTFKIASPHDYWFHAAGRAGAHVILRNPGRSKQVPESALIQAAAIAAWFSKGARDGDIDVHYCQRKEVRKGKGMPAGMVTLRNHRTMRVLPALPAGMDPEETG
- the nrdR gene encoding transcriptional repressor NrdR, producing the protein MKCPFCGHLQDKVVDSREGKEGLTIRRRRQCLKCNRRFTSYERIDEPNLRLVKKDGRREAFDREKLMAGLHTSCKKRPVAVKDLEDICNEVEARLQESPDKELPTTKVGAFVMQRLKELDKVAYVRFASVYRQFEDVTDFLDELKTLMELKKVDDAAEKEKEKEGARGDG
- a CDS encoding Hsp20/alpha crystallin family protein, with translation MDGNFGHFLELARIQSEVNKLFDVLLETRGAEGDGAQRWLPNVDICETEDRLVVKCEVPGVCLDNLRLVAQGDALVISGDKAPTRPEARAKFHCMERAYGAFRRVVHLPQQVNTRGAEASLNHGVLVVLFPKVSNRRGEEVVIKIQEETAGAA